Proteins found in one Acanthopagrus latus isolate v.2019 chromosome 3, fAcaLat1.1, whole genome shotgun sequence genomic segment:
- the ago2 gene encoding protein argonaute-2 isoform X1, whose product MYSSAGASEMLEGPRSSGSASSEPPSSPVPEYVFKPPSRPDFGTMGRTIKLQANFFEMEIPKLEVYHYDIDIKPEKCPRRVNREIVEHMVQHFKTQIFGDRKPVYDGRKNLYTAMPLPIGRDKVELEVTIPGEGKDRSFKVSIKWVSCVSLQALHEALAGRLPSVPFETVQALDVVMRHLPSMRYTPVGRSFFTPSEGCSNPLGGGREVWFGFHQSVRPSLWKMMLNIDVSATAFYKAQPVIEFMCEVLDFKSIEEQQKPLTDSQRVKFTKEIKGLKVEITHCGQMKRKYRVCNVTRRPASHQTFPLQQENGQTIECTVAQYFKDKYKLILRYPHLPCLQVGQEQKHTYLPLEVCNIVAGQRCIKKLTDNQTSTMIRATARSAPDRQDEISKLMRSANFNTDPYVREFGVMVRDEMTEVNGRVLQAPSILYGGRVCGSPGVNAFMNKAIATPIQGVWDMRNKQFHTGIEIKVWAIACFAPQRQCTELLLKAFTDQLRKISRDAGMPIQGQPCFCKYAQGADSVEPMFRHLKYTYQGLQLVVVILPGKTPVYAEVKRVGDTVLGMATQCVQVKNVQKTTPQTLSNLCLKINVKLGGVNNILLPQGRPLVFQQPVIFLGADVTHPPAGDGKKPSIAAVVGSMDAHPSRYCATVRVQQHRQDIIQDLATMVRELLIQFYKSTRFKPTRIIYYRDGISEGQFNQVLQHELLAIREACIKLEKDYQPGITFVVVQKRHHTRLFCMDRNERVGKSGNIPAGTTVDTKITHPSEFDFYLCSHAGIQGTSRPSHYHVLWDDNHFSSDELQVLTYQLCHTYVRCTRSVSIPAPAYYAHLVAFRARYHLVDKEHDSAEGSHTSGQSNGRDQQALAKAVQIHQDTLRTMYFA is encoded by the exons GACTTTGGCACCATGGGCAGGACAATCAAGCTCCAGGCCAACTTCTTTGAGATGGAAATCCCCAAACTGGAGGTCTACCATTATGACATCGACATCAAGCCTGAGAAATGCCCCAGGAGGGTCAATCG TGAAATTGTGGAGCACATGGTCCagcactttaaaacacaaatctttGGTGATCGAAAGCCGGTGTATGACGGGAGGAAGAATCTCTACACTGCCATGCCCTTGCCCATCGGCAGAGATAAG GTGGAGCTCGAGGTAACCATTCCTGGTGAAGGCAAAGACCGTAGCTTCAAAGTTTCCATCAAGTGGGTGTCTTGCGTCAGCCTGCAAGCTCTGCACGAAGCGCTAGCAGGGCGGCTACCCAGCGTCCCCTTTGAGACCGTCCAAGCCTTGGATGTGGTCATGAGACATTTGCCCTCTATGAG GTACACCCCAGTGGGCCGCTCTTTCTTCACTCCCTCAGAAGGCTGTTCGAACCCCCTCGGTGGTGGCAGAGAGGTGTGGTTCGGCTTCCACCAGTCTGTCAGGCCCTCTCTTTGGAAAATGATGCTCAACATCGATG tttccGCCACTGCATTCTACAAAGCCCAGCCTGTAATCGAGTTCATGTGTGAGGTCTTGGATTTCAAAAGCATTGAAGAACAACAGAAGCCCTTAACAGACTCTCAACGAGTGAAATTCACAAAGGAAATCAAAG GATTGAAGGTGGAGATCACCCACTGTGGGCAGATGAAGAGGAAGTACAGAGTGTGCAATGTGACCAGAAGACCAGCCAGCCACCAAAC GTTCCCCCTGCAGCAGGAGAACGGCCAAACTATTGAATGCACAGTAGCACAGTACTTCAAAGACAAGTACAAGCTCATCCTGAGATACCCCCACCTCCCGTGTCTGCAGGTGGGACAGGAGCAGAAGCACACCTACCTACCTCTAGAG GTGTGTAACATAGTGGCAGGACAGCGCTGCATCAAAAAGCTGACGGACAATCAGACCTCCACTATGATCCGTGCCACAGCCCGATCGGCACCAGACCGTCAGGACGAAATTAGTAAATTG ATGAGAAGTGCCAACTTCAACACTGACCCTTACGTTCGTGAATTTGGAGTGATGGTGAGAGATGAGATGACCGAAGTAAACGGCCGTGTCCTCCAAGCACCTTCCATTCTGTATGGAGGCAGGGTATGTGGATCACCTGGGGTCAATGCGTTCATG AACAAAGCAATAGCCACACCAATCCAGGGAGTATGGGACATGAGGAACAAGCAGTTCCACACTGGCATTGAGATCAAAGTGTGGGCCATCGCCTGCTTCGCACCACAGAGGCAGTGCACTGAACTCCTGCTCAA AGCGTTCACAGACCAGCTGAGGAAGATCTCCAGGGATGCAGGGATGCCCATCCAGGGTCAGCCTTGCTTCTGTAAGTACGCCCAGGGGGCGGACAGCGTGGAGCCCATGTTCAGACACCTCAAGTACACCTACCAGGGCCTCCAGCTGGTGGTCGTCATCCTACCTGGGAAGACGCCCGTCTACG CTGAGGTGAAACGTGTTGGAGACACGGTACTCGGCATGGCCACGCAATGTGTGCAAGTGAAGAATGTTCAAAAGACAACACCTCAGACCCTCTCCAACCTCTGTCTGAAGATCAACGTCAAGCTGGGCGGTGTCAATAACATCCTCCTCCCGCAGGGCAG GCCGTTGGTGTTCCAGCAACCGGTGATCTTCCTTGGGGCAGATGTGACTCATCCGCCTGCTGGAGATGGAAAAAAGCCTTCCATCGCTGCT GTCGTTGGAAGTATGGACGCCCATCCCAGCAGATACTGTGCCACAGTGCGAGTGCAGCAGCACCGTCAGGACATCATCCAGGACCTGGCCACCATGGTCAGGGAGCTGCTGATCCAGTTCTACAAGTCCACCCGCTTCAAGCCCACCAGAATAATCTACTACCGCGATGGCATCTCTGAGGGCCAGTTCAACCAG GTCCTTCAGCACGAGCTGCTGGCGATCCGTGAGGCCTGCATCAAACTAGAGAAGGACTACCAGCCTGGTATCACCTTTGTGGTAGTGCAGAAGAGACACCACACCAGACTGTTCTGCATGGACAGAAACGAGAGG GTTGGGAAGAGTGGCAACATTCCTGCAGGCACCACGGTGGACACCAAAATCACTCACCCATCAGAATTTGACTTTTACCTTTGCAGTCACGCTGGCATTCAG ggCACCAGCAGGCCGTCTCACTACCATGTGCTCTGGGACGACAACCACTTCTCTTCAGATGAATTGCAGGTCCTCACCTACCAGCTATGCCACACTTATGTGCGCTGCACCCGGTCAGTTTCCATCCCAGCACCAGCTTACTACGCCCATTTGGTGGCTTTCCGGGCTCGCTATCACTTGGTGGACAAAGAGCACGACAG TGCCGAGGGCAGTCATACATCAGGCCAGAGCAACGGGCGTGACCAACAGGCCTTGGCCaaggctgttcagattcaccAGGACACCCTGCGCACCATGTACTTTGCCTGA
- the ago2 gene encoding protein argonaute-2 isoform X2 translates to MYSSAGASEMLEGPRSSGSASSEPPSSPVPEYVFKPPSRPDFGTMGRTIKLQANFFEMEIPKLEVYHYDIDIKPEKCPRRVNREIVEHMVQHFKTQIFGDRKPVYDGRKNLYTAMPLPIGRDKVELEVTIPGEGKDRSFKVSIKWVSCVSLQALHEALAGRLPSVPFETVQALDVVMRHLPSMRYTPVGRSFFTPSEGCSNPLGGGREVWFGFHQSVRPSLWKMMLNIDVSATAFYKAQPVIEFMCEVLDFKSIEEQQKPLTDSQRVKFTKEIKGLKVEITHCGQMKRKYRVCNVTRRPASHQTFPLQQENGQTIECTVAQYFKDKYKLILRYPHLPCLQVGQEQKHTYLPLEVCNIVAGQRCIKKLTDNQTSTMIRATARSAPDRQDEISKLMRSANFNTDPYVREFGVMVRDEMTEVNGRVLQAPSILYGGRNKAIATPIQGVWDMRNKQFHTGIEIKVWAIACFAPQRQCTELLLKAFTDQLRKISRDAGMPIQGQPCFCKYAQGADSVEPMFRHLKYTYQGLQLVVVILPGKTPVYAEVKRVGDTVLGMATQCVQVKNVQKTTPQTLSNLCLKINVKLGGVNNILLPQGRPLVFQQPVIFLGADVTHPPAGDGKKPSIAAVVGSMDAHPSRYCATVRVQQHRQDIIQDLATMVRELLIQFYKSTRFKPTRIIYYRDGISEGQFNQVLQHELLAIREACIKLEKDYQPGITFVVVQKRHHTRLFCMDRNERVGKSGNIPAGTTVDTKITHPSEFDFYLCSHAGIQGTSRPSHYHVLWDDNHFSSDELQVLTYQLCHTYVRCTRSVSIPAPAYYAHLVAFRARYHLVDKEHDSAEGSHTSGQSNGRDQQALAKAVQIHQDTLRTMYFA, encoded by the exons GACTTTGGCACCATGGGCAGGACAATCAAGCTCCAGGCCAACTTCTTTGAGATGGAAATCCCCAAACTGGAGGTCTACCATTATGACATCGACATCAAGCCTGAGAAATGCCCCAGGAGGGTCAATCG TGAAATTGTGGAGCACATGGTCCagcactttaaaacacaaatctttGGTGATCGAAAGCCGGTGTATGACGGGAGGAAGAATCTCTACACTGCCATGCCCTTGCCCATCGGCAGAGATAAG GTGGAGCTCGAGGTAACCATTCCTGGTGAAGGCAAAGACCGTAGCTTCAAAGTTTCCATCAAGTGGGTGTCTTGCGTCAGCCTGCAAGCTCTGCACGAAGCGCTAGCAGGGCGGCTACCCAGCGTCCCCTTTGAGACCGTCCAAGCCTTGGATGTGGTCATGAGACATTTGCCCTCTATGAG GTACACCCCAGTGGGCCGCTCTTTCTTCACTCCCTCAGAAGGCTGTTCGAACCCCCTCGGTGGTGGCAGAGAGGTGTGGTTCGGCTTCCACCAGTCTGTCAGGCCCTCTCTTTGGAAAATGATGCTCAACATCGATG tttccGCCACTGCATTCTACAAAGCCCAGCCTGTAATCGAGTTCATGTGTGAGGTCTTGGATTTCAAAAGCATTGAAGAACAACAGAAGCCCTTAACAGACTCTCAACGAGTGAAATTCACAAAGGAAATCAAAG GATTGAAGGTGGAGATCACCCACTGTGGGCAGATGAAGAGGAAGTACAGAGTGTGCAATGTGACCAGAAGACCAGCCAGCCACCAAAC GTTCCCCCTGCAGCAGGAGAACGGCCAAACTATTGAATGCACAGTAGCACAGTACTTCAAAGACAAGTACAAGCTCATCCTGAGATACCCCCACCTCCCGTGTCTGCAGGTGGGACAGGAGCAGAAGCACACCTACCTACCTCTAGAG GTGTGTAACATAGTGGCAGGACAGCGCTGCATCAAAAAGCTGACGGACAATCAGACCTCCACTATGATCCGTGCCACAGCCCGATCGGCACCAGACCGTCAGGACGAAATTAGTAAATTG ATGAGAAGTGCCAACTTCAACACTGACCCTTACGTTCGTGAATTTGGAGTGATGGTGAGAGATGAGATGACCGAAGTAAACGGCCGTGTCCTCCAAGCACCTTCCATTCTGTATGGAGGCAGG AACAAAGCAATAGCCACACCAATCCAGGGAGTATGGGACATGAGGAACAAGCAGTTCCACACTGGCATTGAGATCAAAGTGTGGGCCATCGCCTGCTTCGCACCACAGAGGCAGTGCACTGAACTCCTGCTCAA AGCGTTCACAGACCAGCTGAGGAAGATCTCCAGGGATGCAGGGATGCCCATCCAGGGTCAGCCTTGCTTCTGTAAGTACGCCCAGGGGGCGGACAGCGTGGAGCCCATGTTCAGACACCTCAAGTACACCTACCAGGGCCTCCAGCTGGTGGTCGTCATCCTACCTGGGAAGACGCCCGTCTACG CTGAGGTGAAACGTGTTGGAGACACGGTACTCGGCATGGCCACGCAATGTGTGCAAGTGAAGAATGTTCAAAAGACAACACCTCAGACCCTCTCCAACCTCTGTCTGAAGATCAACGTCAAGCTGGGCGGTGTCAATAACATCCTCCTCCCGCAGGGCAG GCCGTTGGTGTTCCAGCAACCGGTGATCTTCCTTGGGGCAGATGTGACTCATCCGCCTGCTGGAGATGGAAAAAAGCCTTCCATCGCTGCT GTCGTTGGAAGTATGGACGCCCATCCCAGCAGATACTGTGCCACAGTGCGAGTGCAGCAGCACCGTCAGGACATCATCCAGGACCTGGCCACCATGGTCAGGGAGCTGCTGATCCAGTTCTACAAGTCCACCCGCTTCAAGCCCACCAGAATAATCTACTACCGCGATGGCATCTCTGAGGGCCAGTTCAACCAG GTCCTTCAGCACGAGCTGCTGGCGATCCGTGAGGCCTGCATCAAACTAGAGAAGGACTACCAGCCTGGTATCACCTTTGTGGTAGTGCAGAAGAGACACCACACCAGACTGTTCTGCATGGACAGAAACGAGAGG GTTGGGAAGAGTGGCAACATTCCTGCAGGCACCACGGTGGACACCAAAATCACTCACCCATCAGAATTTGACTTTTACCTTTGCAGTCACGCTGGCATTCAG ggCACCAGCAGGCCGTCTCACTACCATGTGCTCTGGGACGACAACCACTTCTCTTCAGATGAATTGCAGGTCCTCACCTACCAGCTATGCCACACTTATGTGCGCTGCACCCGGTCAGTTTCCATCCCAGCACCAGCTTACTACGCCCATTTGGTGGCTTTCCGGGCTCGCTATCACTTGGTGGACAAAGAGCACGACAG TGCCGAGGGCAGTCATACATCAGGCCAGAGCAACGGGCGTGACCAACAGGCCTTGGCCaaggctgttcagattcaccAGGACACCCTGCGCACCATGTACTTTGCCTGA